In one Coccinella septempunctata chromosome 6, icCocSept1.1, whole genome shotgun sequence genomic region, the following are encoded:
- the LOC123315146 gene encoding LOW QUALITY PROTEIN: neuroendocrine convertase 1-like (The sequence of the model RefSeq protein was modified relative to this genomic sequence to represent the inferred CDS: substituted 2 bases at 2 genomic stop codons), which yields MSNXSXVLWAEEQDIKQRQKRDFVDISDIPHERVKRLHDSYIPMDFEEVQRNLEDRRFFNDELWNHEWYLKNTRSTVQELSEIDLNVVKVYRAGITGKNVRISVIDDGLEYTHEDLRENYDPEISYDCNEEDNNPMPRYDAARTNSHGTRCAGEIAMVANNEKCGVGVAFNANIGGIKVLDGFITDRLEGTALGYGLGLIDIYSSSWGPTDDGRTVDGPGRLAREALKRGTTLGRGGKGSIFVWASGNGGGRSDNCNCDGYVNSIYTVSIGSVNERGIFPWYGEACASTLAVTYSSGARSDQMVVTTDLYNNCTIKHTGTSASAPLAAGIIALALEVNPNLTWRDVQHLIVWSSKIFPLLKNPGWQKNGVGLWFNTRFGFGLIDAFAMVELASSWVTVPEKRICLVEVIRKSMQLRAGLPLSVPVYTSGCKWTDNEVNHLEHVEIRTNIKYSRRGFLEIHLTSPEGTRVQLLSPRTLDDSREGFQNWSFMSVMTWGEHPQGVWKLRIQDEVGSYLDQGSIGYTEMILHGTKIKPHHMEY from the exons ATGTCAAATTGATCATAGGTCCTTTGGGCAGAAGAACAAGATATAAAACAGAGACAAAAGCGAGATTTCGTAGATATCTCTGATATACCTCACGAGAGAGTGAAGAGACTTCACGATTCCTACATTCCAATGGATTTTGAAGAAGTCCAGAGGAATCTAGAAGATAGAAGGTTTTTCAATGACGAACTCTGGAACCACGAATGGTATTTG aaaaacaCAAGGTCGACCGTCCAAGAACTATCGGAGATAGATCTGAACGTTGTTAAGGTCTACAGGGCGGGTATCACAGGAAAAAATGTGAGAATAAGTGTTATTGATGATGGTTTGGAATATACCCATGAGGATTTGAGGGAAAACTAC GATCCTGAAATCAGCTACGACTGCAATGAAGAAGATAATAATCCAATGCCTCGTTATGACGCCGCCAGAACCAACAGTCATGGTACCAGGTGTGCTGGTGAAATAGCAATGGTTGCCAATAACGAAAAATGTGGAGTTGGTGTAGCTTTCAATGCGAATATAGGCG GTATCAAGGTGCTAGATGGTTTCATTACTGATCGACTAGAAGGGACAGCTCTAGGATACGGCCTAGGACTTATAGACATCTACAGCTCTTCTTGGGGGCCTACAGACGATGGAAGAACAGTAGATGGACCTGGAAGGTTAGCAAGGGAAGCTTTGAAACGTGGAACCACCCTG GGTCGTGGAGGTAAGGGTAGCATTTTCGTTTGGGCATCAGGAAATGGAGGTGGTAGAAGTGATAATTGTAACTGCGATGGATACGTTAACAGCATATATACTGTTTCAATCGGGAGCGTGAATGAAAGAGGTATTTTTCCTTGGTATGGGGAGGCATGTGCTTCAACTTTAGCAGTGACATATTCTTCGGGAGCTCGAAGTGACCAAATGGTG GTAACTACTGATTTATACAACAATTGTACCATCAAACATACTGGGACCTCTGCTTCCGCTCCTCTCGCAGCAGGTATAATAGCTTTGGCACTGGAGGTCAA TCCAAACTTGACTTGGAGGGATGTACAGCATCTGATAGTGTGGAGTTCGAAAATTTTCCCTCTTTTGAAGAACCCTGGATGGCAAAAGAATGGCGTTGGTTTGTGGTTCAACACCAGGTTTGGATTTGGACTCATCGACGCTTTTGCAATGGTAGAATTGGCCAGTTCTTGGGTGACAGTTCCGGAAAAAAGGATTTGCCTTGTTGAAGTGATAAG GAAATCGATGCAACTACGAGCTGGGCTGCCTTTGTCTGTTCCAGTCTACACCTCCGGATGTAAGTGGACCGACAATGAAGTTAATCATTTAGAACACGTTGAAATTAGAACGAACATAAAATATTCCAGGAGAGGTTTCCTGGAAATTCACCTCACATCGCCTGAAG GGACTCGCGTACAACTTCTGTCCCCCAGGACTTTGGACGATAGTCGGGAAGGATTCCAGAACTGGAGTTTTATGTCGGTTATGACCTGGGGCGAGCATCCACAGGGAGTTTGGAAGCTAAGAATTCAAGATGAG GTTGGATCATACCTAGACCAAGGGAGTATTGGCTATACAGAAATGATTCTACATGGAACAAAAATCAAACCCCATCATATGGAATACTGA
- the LOC123315553 gene encoding mitochondrial mRNA pseudouridine synthase Trub2 yields MLVKDAKVIWNTLRGIVCVYKPADVGCRQVRNTIIYKICSELNEMHCRPPIKRVEIEVSNAEEYSVKVVPNLADHVNVVGPRYQQEDLVCSWANYLGRNTSGVLLFGLRDATKTAKFIRENKPTRAYRVKGRLGLSTDTAFKVGRPVERTTWKHVKYVHLETLLSSMQAAHQRKMFELCGVDMQSQLAYELAVKGPIRPVDSKIPVLYGIKCVDFNPPDFTLEIHCINEYETYLMHLIHEVGMKLHSSAHCTGIQCIRHGCFTLDDALLRKHWTLQEIVSNVEHCNRLLEENKFIVKQENAALQQIQ; encoded by the exons ATGTTGGTGAAAGATGCTAAAGTAATATGGAATACGCTCAGAGGTATCGTTTGTGTGTATAAGCCGGCCGATGTGGGATGTAGGCAGGTCAGAAATACAATCATATACAAAATTTGTTCAG aGCTCAACGAAATGCATTGTAGACCTCCAATTAAACGAGTGGAAATAGAAGTGAGCAATGCAGAAGAATACTCGGTCAAAGTAGTTCCTAACTTGGCAGATCATGTCAATGTTGTAGGACCCAGATATCAGCAGGAAGATTTGGTTTGTTCGTGGGCAAATTACTTAGGAAGAAACACAAGTGGAGTTCTTC TTTTTGGTTTGAGAGATGCAACTAAAACTGCTAAGTTCATAAGGGAGAATAAACCCACCAGGGCTTATAGAGTGAAAGGCCGATTAGGGCTGTCAACAGACACAGCCTTCAAAGTGGGTAGACCAGTTGAAAGAACAACTTGGAAGCATGTTAAATATGTTCATTTGGAAACTCTTTTATCCTCCATGCAAGCAGCACATCAGAGGAAAATGTTTGA gtTATGTGGTGTTGATATGCAATCCCAACTAGCTTATGAGCTGGCTGTGAAAGGTCCAATAAGGCCCGTGGATTCTAAGATTCCTGTACTTTATGGGATTAAATGTGTTGACTTCAATCCACCTGATTTCACACTAG AAATTCATTGCATAAATGAATATGAAACATACTTGATGCACTTGATTCACGAGGTAGGAATGAAACTACATTCAAGCGCACATTGCACAGGGATTCAGTGCATAAGACACGGCTGTTTCACTTTGGACGACGCCCTATTGAGAAAACATTGGActcttcaagaaatagtttccaATGTTGAACATTGCAACCGACTTCTTGAAGAGAATAAATTTATCGTTAAACAGGAGAATGCAGCCCTTCAACAAATCCAATGA